The DNA window CTTTGTACTGGGCGTTCTCGGGATTCGACTCTTCCGGCGTGTACACCGCGTTGAGCAGAATTTTGCCGTCCGCCAGCGGCCACAGGTCGTTCACGGGCAGCGGCACGACGCCCAGCCGGCGGGCTTCGCCGCCGCCGAGTTCCAGCCGGTAGAGCGCCGTCGCGTCCTTCTCCAGCGTGGCGTCGCGTTTCGACGTGAAGACCAGCGCTTTGCCGTCCGGCGTCCAGCGCGCGGTTTTGTCCGCGTTAGAGAACGTGATTTGACGGCTGCGCCCCGCGCCGCAGTCGTACAGCCATAGGTTGGTGTCGTAGCCGTCCTTTTCGAGGTCGGCTTGGGCGACCTGATAGACCGCCAGCGCGCCGTCCGGCGAAAGCCGCGGGCACGAAAGGAACTTGAAATGAAGCAGATCGTCGAACTGTATCGTTTTCTTTTCCGTCATCGAAAGGCCTCCGCTCAAAAAAATCGTTTCAAAAAACAAAGCGCCGCCGAGCCTCTTTCGAGCCTTCGGCGGCGCTTTTCAAAGACGGAACTCAAAAGAGTTTTTCCATCGAATCATAGCACAGTTTTCCAGATTCGACAGGAAAAGCTCATTGTATTCTTTTATTTGCAGGGCGAATAGCCGCAGCTGAAGCAATAGGCACAGCCGGCTACCATTTCCATCGGCGCGCCGCATTCGGGGCAGATCAGTTCGCTGCGCGGCTCGCCCGCGCCCTTCGCCGCCGCGCCGCTCCGTTGTTCGATCAGTTTCTGCAGCAGCAGCGCCACGGCGTCGGGGATCGAACGCACCATTTCGTCGTCGTCGCAGTCGAACATCCAGTATTCCTTGCCGGAAATGCCGCGCAGCGTGCCGATGAAATCCTCCAGATGACAGCCCGAACGCAGGCCGATGGAGATCACGCGCGAGATCGCTTCGGTCATGGCTTTCAGCTCCGAACCGCTCTTGCCCAGCGAGGCGAACACTTCGAACGGCTCGTTGCCGTCGTAGTTCAGCGTCACCCACAGACTGCCCCAGGGCGTACGGTCCTTGATCGTCTTGCCGAAGACGATCGGCGTGGAGCGCTGCTTCACCTTGCTGCTGTAAGGAACGTGCTCGTGCTCCTCGGCGGCGCGCTCCAGCCCTGCCGGCTGAGACGCTTCCTCGGCGCTCGGTTTTTCCTCAGCTTCAGCTCGCGTCACCGTGGCCGGCGCTTCGCTCTTAGTTTCGCCCTCTTTCTTCGTCTCGATGGGCTGGTTGTCACGCGAGCCGTCGCGGTAGATCGTGATGCCCTTGCAGCCCATGTCGTAACAGGTCTCGTACACGTTGCGCACGTCGTCCACGGTGGCCGACGAAGGCAGGTTGACGGTCTTGCTGATGCCGCTGTCCACGTAGCGCGCGAAGATGCCCGTCACGTCCACGTGCTGCTCCGGCGAAATGTCGTAAGCCGTCACGTAGCGCGGATCGGAAATGACGCCCGAACCGCGCAGTTCGTCCGCTTCCTTCTGCGTGATCAACGGGTGGAAATACTCGCGCACTTCCCAGCCGTCGCCGTCGGACTTCATCACCTTGCGGCTCCAGCGCCAGGCAAAGTTCGGCTCGATGCCCGCCGAGCTGTCGAAGATCATCGAGATCGAACCGGTCGGCGCGATGGAAAGGCGCCGGCTGTTGCGCAGCTGCCCTTCCAGCAGCGCCGTCATCAGCCGTTTCAGCTCGGGCAGCGCGTCGGCGCCAAGCACCTCCGGCAGGACCTCCAACGTGTTCAGCAGAGTGTAGGGCACCTGGCCGTGCGACCGCATCTGGGCGACAAACTCGCGGTAGGAGTTCAGATCCATCTCCTTGATCCACTGGCGCGCGAAGAGCTCGCCGCCGTGGACGCGATGCTCTCCCTCGAACAGCTTCGCCACGGCGAAACTCTCGGAAAAAGGATCCTTGCCCATGTGCGCGACCGCATCGACCGTTGCCATCAGCGCCGCACCGGACATATGAGCGCCCAGAGAATCGCAGAAACTTTTGAACGAGTCGGAGCCGTAGACGTCGCCGCTCAAAATCGCCGCATCGGCCAGCCCCATCAGCCCCAGCCCCACGGGGCGGATGCGCTTGGTGCGCTCGCCGATGCGCGGCAGCGGGTAGCTGGTGGCGTCGATGACGAGATCGAGGTAGTAGATGGACCGGTACACCTGGTCCATGAAACCTTCCATGTCGAAACTTCGGCGTCCCGTCTCGTCGGGGCGGACGAATTTGACCAAATTGACAGAGCCGAGATTGCAGCTCGTGTACGTCGGCAGCGGCTGCTCGCCGCAGGGGTTGGTGGATTCGATGTCGAAGTCCCCCGAGAGCTTGAGCAGATTGTCGGCGTTGGCGCGGTCGATGAAGAACACGCCGGGATCGCCGCGGCGCCAGGCGTTCTGGCACAGTTTGTTCCACAGCTCGTCGCCCTGTACCGTGCGCGCTACCTTGCCGTTGGCGCGGGAGCGGAGCGCGAAGGAGCGTTTCTCGCGCGCGGCGCTGACCAGCTCGTCGGACACGCAGACAGAGATGTTGAAATACGACAGTTTGCCCTCTTCCGTCTTGGCGTCCATGAACTGCTCGATGTCGGGATGGTCGTCGGGCAGCATCCCCATCAGCGCCGCGCGGCGACGGCCGCCCTGCACCACGACGCAGCCCATGGTGTTCCATGTCTCCATGAACGAGACGGGGCCCGACGCCTTGCCGCCGGTGCCGCCCTTGATGTCGGCGCCGCGCTCGCGCAGATGGCCGAAGTTGCCGCCCACGCCGCCGCCGTACTTGCTGATGACGGCGGCGTCACGCACCGATTCGAAGATGCCCTCGATGCTGTCGGGGATGTCGATCACAAAGCAGGCGAAGAGCTGCTGATTGTCCGTCTTGTTGTCGTAAAGGCGTCGGTAGTCCGCCAGCTCCATCTCGTCGGGCGAGCGGTAGATCAGCTCCGCCAGCTCCGGCACGCGGGTCATGCCCGCGCCGGAAGCGAAAAGGCACGGCGAGTTGAAAATGAAGCGTCCCTCCACGAGATCGGCGAAAAGATTTTTTTCCAGCCGACGGATCCACTCGATGTCGTCGGCCCCGCGGTACAGACTCTCGGCCGTGCAGACGATGCGCGAGACGCGGCGCGCGAACTCCTCGAAACTGCGCTCCTTGCGCAGCCCGCCCGTTTCCGGGTCGTAGCGGTCGGCGTAATAACGCTGCTCCAAAAGCCAGCGCGCGTTCTCCGACTGGCGCGGCACCAGAGGGTTTTCAAGCAGCCCCATATCCAGCGAATCCCGAAAGCGCTCTTTCATCGATTTATACATGGGCAGGTCTCCCGTTCTGTGGAATTTTTAAAAGTGGATCCTCTGTGCGGATCTTTTACGAAACGGCACAATCATTCTACCTCGTCCCGATAAAAAACGCCACTAGAAATAGTATCGCCTCAAGCACAAAAAACACTAAATACGCAAAAACGAAAGAATCCCGGCCTCTGTCCGAAAGAGACGGAAACCGGGAACTCCTCTATTTTCATATGCGCACATAGCGTGCCGTTTCTGTTTTTGTCATCGGCGTATGGAGGGGCGACGCTGAGTATTCTACCACAGAAAAGATTTCTGCGCTTCCGCCGGCAGAAATTCGTTCGGCATGTCTCCAAGGGTGTGCCGAAAACATTGGGGAAAACGCTGCCGAACGCCATTTTTGAGGTGCCCTTCACGGCAAAGCGTTCATGAAACGGGGCTCTTATAGATCGCTTTCTCTCCGGTTCGGAGCAGATCCTTCAGTCTCAGAGCCCCCAGCGTGAGCGAGGCGCACGCCGCCGGATATTCGTTGAGCGCTCCGCCAAAAGCGTCGACAATGCTCTGCGCGCGCGTCAGCCATCGTTCGTCTGCGGTGGCGCGATAAAGTTCGAGCAGATTATTCACCATCATGCCGTTTCCCGAGGGCAGAAAATCGTCGCCGGCATCCCACACCGGCAGGATCTCGAGAGTTCCCTCCCGGACAAGGCGCATTGCCCCGCGAATCCCAAAAAGTTCATCGGCCCTTGCGCTCCACGTTTCGGCGGCCTCAAGCCATGACGCGGAGCCCGATGCCCGATACAGCTTCAGACTTGCCCATATGAACGACGCATAATCTTCCAGCCCGCCTTCGCCGTCGCCAAGGCCGCCGGAAAGCGTATGGCAAAGGTCGTTCCGTGAAACCGCCGCGGTCGACAGGGTCTTCATGATCTCCTCGGCCTGCACCTGATACTCTTTCCGTTCCAAGACGTCGGAGGCCTGCGCAAGCACGGCAGCAAAACAGGCGTTGGCCCTCACCGAAATGCGCGTGTCCTTTTCCGGGCTCTTGCGACGCGACCGGCGTTCCCGCAGGATCCTCCGCGCGCTCTCGTTTTTTTCCCAAATGCCAAAAGTATTTTCGTCGCTTCCAGGCATTGCCGCAAGACGCAAAACATTTCTACCGGTCTTTTTCTGCGTCAGCGGATCGCTGTAATTTCCTTCGAAAGTGACTCCATAGACGCGGCAAAAGGCGTCCGAATCTTCGCGAAGAAGCCCGTCGATTTCATCTTTGCTCCATAAATAGTAGCGATCGATGGTATCCATGTCGCGAACGTCGTCCCCGGAACACAGCAGCCCGTTTTCTTCGCTCAAGGTGCGCCTCAGCAAAGCGATGCTGTCCTCGACGACTTCACGGTAGACGGGATTGGGAGCTTCCTTCAATGCCTCGACAAACACGTCCAGAACGGCCGCGTTCTGGGCAAGGTGCTTGCCCAGATAAGGGATCTGCCATTGCCGATCGCAACAGTAGTCGTGAAAGCCGGCAGCAAGATGATCGTACAGGCCTTCCCCGAACAGCGCCGCCAAGGAACGGTCAAAATGGGCGCGGAGCGTTTCGTTTTTCCGCCCGAGGTAGGAACACAGAAGCAGTTTCGGGGCCTGGGGAAATTTGGGCGCCGTCCCCCAGCCGCCGTTTTGGAGGTCCATTTCCTCAAGCAGCTGCTCGACGGCCCGCGCCTCGAGCCCCTCTTGGAGCGGCGCCGTATACGGCGAAAGCGCTTCTTCGAGCTGAGCGCCGTAGCTTGCGGATGCTTCGTCGATCTGCGGCCGTTTCATCAGCCACAGCCATTTGATGCGCCGCAGGACCTCGAGCAGTCCGGGGTTTTCGGGGGTCTCGCTTTGTTTGGGCAGGTACGAACAGGCAAAGATCGGTTTTTTTCCCGGCGTCATGAAAATGAACAGCGGCCAGCCGGCGCGGCCGAGCATGATCTGCGCCATGGCGCGGGCGGCCAGCGCGAGATGAGGCACGTCGTCGCTGTCGGCCAGCACGGGAATGAAGTCGTTGTTGAGCATTCCGATGATCTCGGGCTCTTCGAAATTGGCCTTCATCATGTGGCTCCAGCGGCTGCCGTTGTTGATCAGACACAGACAGAGCGGACGGTCCAGAGACGCGGCGCGCCGAAGCGTTTCCGCGTTCCACGGCCTCCAGCCGACGGATTCTTCTCTCCTCCGTCCCACAAAAGGATTGGCGCTTCTCCGACTCATCTTATCTCCTCCCACAGATCCGGCAGCTCGCTGAGATTCTCGATGACATGCGCAGCGCCGCTTCCCTTCAGTGCCGCCGCGCCATGATTGCCGGTCGTCACGCCGACGCTGGCGACTCCGGCATTGACCGCCGTTTTCATGTCGATATCCGTATCGCCGACGTAAACCCCTTCATCGGCTTTCAGTCCCATTCGCCGCAGCGCCTCCAGAACGATTGCCGGATCGGGTTTGGGGCTGAATCCGTCGATCCCGACAATGATCGGACAGAGCGTCTCCAGACCCGCCGCCCGCACGATTCCCAACGGGGTCAGACGGTTGGTCGCAATCCCCAGCAACGCGCCGCGCGAGCGCAATTTCCTGAGAGCCGGAACGGTTTCCGGAAAAGGCACGACGCCGGCGTAATTTCGTTCCTCAAAAAACAAACGATAGCGCGGCAGCCATTCCTCTTCTACGGGGCCGTCTCCCCAGAAAGACCGCATCGCGTCGGCCAACGCCCAGCCGATCGTCCGGCGCACCTCGGCAGGCTGCAGGCGGCGCAGTTTTTTCTCTGCGGCCAGAGCGTTCAAGTTCGCGCAAATCCCTCCGGTGCTGTCGACCAGCGTCAGATCGAAATCAAATACAATGCCCCGCAGCAAAGGGCCTCGCCTCCTTTTCTCATCAGCGATAGAACGCCGAATTTATGCCGCCGTTTCAAACGCCCTTCATTGTATCATCCGTGGAGTTTTTTCGCTTGCCGGAATAATTGCCACTCCGAGCTTCCTGAACGAAAAACAAAAATACATATTGAAAAATTGCTTCTTGACACAAATCCCAGAGCGCTAGTATACTTCGGAAAGTACGGAGATCTGCGCATTGCGCAGGAGGGACGTTCGCGGATCCATCGCTTTCCACGCTGAGTAAATCAGAGGATCCCCGTATGAATAAAAATACAACGAGGAGGTCTGTGTGAATGAAAAAAATATTGGCGTTGTGTGTCGTTCTTTCCGCACTTTGGGGGAGCGCTGCCGGAGCTGACACGCCGTCGCAGCTCAAGTTTATGGCAGGGCCTCCGGGCGGCAACTGGTTCGCTCTCGGCGGAGAACTGGCCGATCTCTGGAGCAAGGAAGTCATGCCCACCACCAGCGTCACGGGCGGCGCGGTCGCCAACATCATCAACGCGCACATGAGAAAGGGCGATCTCGGCTTCTCCAACACTTCCATGATTGCCGTGGCTCAGAAGGGCACCGACCTCGGCACGTTCAAAACGAAAAGCGACAACGCCAAGCTCCTTGCCAACCTGTACACTCAATACACCTACTTCATCGCCCGCAAGGACTTTGCCGAGAAGAACGGCATCAAGACCGTCGACGATCTGGTCAACAAGAAGCTCGCCTTCCGTTTTGCCACGCTGAAGACGGGCACGGGATCCGAATTCGTCGTCAAGAACGTTTTCGAGTCCGGATTCGGCATCGACTACCGCAAAGCCTTCAAGGAATGGGGCGGCACGGTGGAGTACGCCTCCTATTCGGGCGGCGCGGATCTGATCGCGGACAACCACCTTGACGTGTTCGC is part of the Pyramidobacter porci genome and encodes:
- a CDS encoding TAXI family TRAP transporter solute-binding subunit produces the protein MKKILALCVVLSALWGSAAGADTPSQLKFMAGPPGGNWFALGGELADLWSKEVMPTTSVTGGAVANIINAHMRKGDLGFSNTSMIAVAQKGTDLGTFKTKSDNAKLLANLYTQYTYFIARKDFAEKNGIKTVDDLVNKKLAFRFATLKTGTGSEFVVKNVFESGFGIDYRKAFKEWGGTVEYASYSGGADLIADNHLDVFAFSVGKVAAIVMQIESTTDVILLGMSQEALDKVGEAIGTVTFLIDPGIYKSVPAGAEPVKVVGDYTSIVVRGDLDDQVVYDLCKSMYNNVEMLAKGVKDIAELDPKTAVPAKGLESHPGAVKFWNEASGKIQ
- a CDS encoding thioredoxin domain-containing protein produces the protein MSRRSANPFVGRRREESVGWRPWNAETLRRAASLDRPLCLCLINNGSRWSHMMKANFEEPEIIGMLNNDFIPVLADSDDVPHLALAARAMAQIMLGRAGWPLFIFMTPGKKPIFACSYLPKQSETPENPGLLEVLRRIKWLWLMKRPQIDEASASYGAQLEEALSPYTAPLQEGLEARAVEQLLEEMDLQNGGWGTAPKFPQAPKLLLCSYLGRKNETLRAHFDRSLAALFGEGLYDHLAAGFHDYCCDRQWQIPYLGKHLAQNAAVLDVFVEALKEAPNPVYREVVEDSIALLRRTLSEENGLLCSGDDVRDMDTIDRYYLWSKDEIDGLLREDSDAFCRVYGVTFEGNYSDPLTQKKTGRNVLRLAAMPGSDENTFGIWEKNESARRILRERRSRRKSPEKDTRISVRANACFAAVLAQASDVLERKEYQVQAEEIMKTLSTAAVSRNDLCHTLSGGLGDGEGGLEDYASFIWASLKLYRASGSASWLEAAETWSARADELFGIRGAMRLVREGTLEILPVWDAGDDFLPSGNGMMVNNLLELYRATADERWLTRAQSIVDAFGGALNEYPAACASLTLGALRLKDLLRTGEKAIYKSPVS
- a CDS encoding adenosylcobalamin-dependent ribonucleoside-diphosphate reductase, producing the protein MYKSMKERFRDSLDMGLLENPLVPRQSENARWLLEQRYYADRYDPETGGLRKERSFEEFARRVSRIVCTAESLYRGADDIEWIRRLEKNLFADLVEGRFIFNSPCLFASGAGMTRVPELAELIYRSPDEMELADYRRLYDNKTDNQQLFACFVIDIPDSIEGIFESVRDAAVISKYGGGVGGNFGHLRERGADIKGGTGGKASGPVSFMETWNTMGCVVVQGGRRRAALMGMLPDDHPDIEQFMDAKTEEGKLSYFNISVCVSDELVSAAREKRSFALRSRANGKVARTVQGDELWNKLCQNAWRRGDPGVFFIDRANADNLLKLSGDFDIESTNPCGEQPLPTYTSCNLGSVNLVKFVRPDETGRRSFDMEGFMDQVYRSIYYLDLVIDATSYPLPRIGERTKRIRPVGLGLMGLADAAILSGDVYGSDSFKSFCDSLGAHMSGAALMATVDAVAHMGKDPFSESFAVAKLFEGEHRVHGGELFARQWIKEMDLNSYREFVAQMRSHGQVPYTLLNTLEVLPEVLGADALPELKRLMTALLEGQLRNSRRLSIAPTGSISMIFDSSAGIEPNFAWRWSRKVMKSDGDGWEVREYFHPLITQKEADELRGSGVISDPRYVTAYDISPEQHVDVTGIFARYVDSGISKTVNLPSSATVDDVRNVYETCYDMGCKGITIYRDGSRDNQPIETKKEGETKSEAPATVTRAEAEEKPSAEEASQPAGLERAAEEHEHVPYSSKVKQRSTPIVFGKTIKDRTPWGSLWVTLNYDGNEPFEVFASLGKSGSELKAMTEAISRVISIGLRSGCHLEDFIGTLRGISGKEYWMFDCDDDEMVRSIPDAVALLLQKLIEQRSGAAAKGAGEPRSELICPECGAPMEMVAGCAYCFSCGYSPCK
- a CDS encoding HAD family hydrolase, whose product is MLRGIVFDFDLTLVDSTGGICANLNALAAEKKLRRLQPAEVRRTIGWALADAMRSFWGDGPVEEEWLPRYRLFFEERNYAGVVPFPETVPALRKLRSRGALLGIATNRLTPLGIVRAAGLETLCPIIVGIDGFSPKPDPAIVLEALRRMGLKADEGVYVGDTDIDMKTAVNAGVASVGVTTGNHGAAALKGSGAAHVIENLSELPDLWEEIR